The following coding sequences are from one Desulfosporosinus orientis DSM 765 window:
- a CDS encoding DinB family protein, giving the protein MNKQQIMELYGYNDWANHKLFEAMSSLEHEEFSRNLGSSFGSMRDTLVHIVGAEELWLSRWRGEQGRTLLKAEDFPDYSTLAEHWYNFQSQMRGFLESLAEEELQEIISYKNIHGNPYSLELWKQMLHVINHSSFHRGQIVTMLRQLKKQPPSCDLVYYYLGKR; this is encoded by the coding sequence ATGAATAAACAACAAATCATGGAATTGTATGGGTATAACGACTGGGCAAACCATAAGCTCTTTGAAGCAATGAGCTCCTTGGAGCATGAAGAATTCAGCAGGAACTTAGGGAGCAGTTTCGGGTCTATGCGTGATACTCTTGTTCATATTGTTGGTGCAGAAGAGTTATGGCTGTCCCGCTGGCGGGGTGAGCAAGGCCGAACCCTCTTAAAGGCAGAGGATTTTCCTGACTACTCGACACTGGCGGAACATTGGTATAACTTTCAAAGTCAGATGAGGGGCTTTTTAGAATCACTGGCAGAAGAAGAACTGCAGGAAATCATTAGCTATAAAAATATTCATGGAAACCCTTACTCTTTAGAGCTGTGGAAGCAAATGCTCCACGTAATCAATCATTCCTCTTTCCATAGAGGGCAAATCGTTACCATGCTAAGGCAGCTGAAGAAGCAGCCTCCATCTTGTGACCTGGTTTATTATTATTTAGGGAAAAGGTAG
- a CDS encoding DUF2238 domain-containing protein: protein MNKRPEFHKIEPLHLGLLLAFFLVLVWSLINPKDLFTWFLEVLPALIGLIVIVMTFHRFRLTNLVYGLVLIHAVILMIGGHYTYAEMPLFTWLKDTLHLERNYYDRLGHFAQGFIPAVIVREILLRKLELPRGKWLSAIVISVCLAISALYELIEWGVAELTGTAAEAFLGTQGDVWDTQWDMFMALWGAILSLIFLSNIHDKFMRNQEMIRKEEDQP, encoded by the coding sequence GTGAACAAAAGGCCGGAGTTTCACAAGATTGAACCTTTGCATCTGGGTTTATTGCTGGCTTTTTTCCTGGTTTTAGTTTGGTCATTGATTAATCCCAAAGATTTATTTACTTGGTTTTTGGAGGTTCTTCCTGCTTTAATCGGGTTGATAGTTATTGTTATGACATTTCATCGCTTTAGGTTGACTAATTTAGTGTATGGTCTTGTTTTAATTCACGCGGTCATTTTAATGATCGGCGGGCATTACACTTATGCAGAAATGCCGCTTTTTACTTGGTTAAAAGATACGCTGCACCTAGAGCGAAATTATTACGACCGCTTGGGACATTTTGCCCAGGGGTTCATTCCTGCTGTAATTGTCAGGGAAATACTCTTGCGAAAATTGGAGCTGCCGCGGGGAAAATGGCTATCAGCCATAGTGATCAGCGTCTGTTTGGCCATTAGTGCTTTATATGAATTGATTGAATGGGGTGTTGCTGAATTGACAGGTACTGCAGCAGAGGCATTTTTAGGCACCCAGGGGGACGTTTGGGATACTCAGTGGGATATGTTTATGGCTCTGTGGGGAGCGATTCTGTCATTAATTTTTTTGAGCAATATTCATGATAAATTCATGAGGAACCAAGAAATGATAAGGAAAGAGGAGGATCAGCCATGA
- a CDS encoding EFR1 family ferrodoxin (N-terminal region resembles flavodoxins. C-terminal ferrodoxin region binds two 4Fe-4S clusters.) — protein MDMSSLILYFSGTGNTEYVAGYLQRKLASLSVDAHLASIEHLKPEQTQDFDLLIIGFPIYAGAPPQFFKQYLDTLPKVRQKGLFVFCTKAMFTGQAIADVCEGLSGKGYVPIDYLQVGMPGSDALPFMSKESKYVQKALHKNYETMEEINEFAQKIAAAVNSIKQGKRVDSLRGKVSKGLPVLNALFQGIWDFGYGFAEKKIKPNFQANDQCVHCLQCVKQCPAKNISIINGKISFADRCYMCMRCINQCPQEAIQIGKRTLHKFRWKGPRGDFKPH, from the coding sequence ATGGATATGAGCTCTCTCATTCTATACTTTAGCGGAACAGGTAATACGGAGTATGTTGCCGGATATTTGCAAAGAAAATTGGCAAGTCTTTCTGTTGATGCTCACCTAGCTTCCATTGAACATTTGAAACCGGAACAAACCCAGGATTTTGATTTATTGATCATTGGTTTTCCCATTTATGCGGGGGCGCCTCCTCAATTTTTTAAACAATATCTTGATACTTTGCCTAAGGTAAGGCAAAAAGGGTTGTTTGTCTTTTGTACCAAAGCCATGTTTACAGGTCAGGCAATCGCAGATGTCTGTGAGGGTTTAAGCGGTAAAGGATACGTTCCTATTGATTATTTGCAGGTGGGAATGCCCGGATCCGATGCCTTGCCTTTTATGAGCAAAGAATCTAAGTATGTACAAAAAGCTTTGCACAAGAACTATGAAACTATGGAGGAAATCAACGAGTTTGCTCAAAAAATAGCAGCTGCTGTTAACTCCATTAAGCAAGGAAAAAGGGTTGACTCATTGAGAGGAAAGGTTTCTAAAGGATTACCGGTATTAAACGCCCTCTTCCAAGGGATTTGGGATTTTGGATATGGCTTTGCCGAAAAGAAGATCAAACCTAATTTTCAGGCAAATGATCAATGTGTTCATTGCCTGCAGTGTGTTAAACAGTGTCCGGCAAAAAACATTTCCATAATCAATGGCAAAATCAGCTTTGCTGACCGTTGTTACATGTGCATGCGCTGTATTAATCAATGTCCTCAAGAAGCTATCCAGATTGGCAAGAGAACCCTTCATAAATTCCGCTGGAAAGGACCAAGGGGAGATTTCAAGCCTCATTAA
- a CDS encoding pentapeptide repeat-containing protein — protein MQIDISRSHLRADCNKCFGLCCTALYFAASEGFPKDKEAGKPCHHLQTDFRCRIHADLREQGFKGCLAYDCIGAGQKVAQIYGGQDWRKAPELAREMFEVFLIMWQLHEMLWYLTEGLTLEPARSIHTELYNMQEKIDRLTLLRPESLLELDVPLLRAEVNTVLLKTSELVRKAVRSKQQTSQRRQKNFKRGADLMAADLRTYDLRGANLRGACLIAADLRGTDLWGADLIGADFRDTDLRGADLSQSLFLTQGQINAARGDKSTKLPLALSRPAFWEGCD, from the coding sequence ATGCAAATAGATATAAGCCGCAGCCACCTGCGGGCTGACTGTAATAAGTGTTTTGGACTGTGCTGCACTGCCCTGTATTTTGCGGCTTCGGAAGGTTTCCCAAAGGATAAAGAAGCCGGCAAGCCTTGCCATCACCTGCAAACAGACTTTCGCTGCCGTATACACGCTGATCTTCGGGAGCAGGGCTTTAAGGGCTGCCTTGCTTATGACTGTATAGGTGCCGGACAAAAGGTTGCCCAAATCTACGGGGGGCAGGATTGGAGGAAAGCTCCGGAATTGGCCCGGGAAATGTTTGAAGTTTTCCTAATCATGTGGCAGCTTCATGAAATGCTCTGGTATCTTACCGAAGGGCTGACCTTGGAACCGGCTCGCTCAATCCATACCGAGCTTTATAACATGCAGGAAAAGATAGACCGCCTTACCCTTCTCAGGCCTGAGTCTCTCCTGGAGTTGGATGTCCCTTTACTGAGAGCAGAGGTTAATACCGTCTTATTAAAAACCAGCGAACTTGTGCGAAAGGCCGTACGCAGTAAGCAGCAAACCTCTCAGAGGCGGCAAAAGAACTTTAAGCGTGGAGCGGATCTTATGGCTGCTGATCTCAGAACCTATGATCTCAGGGGAGCAAACTTAAGAGGTGCCTGTCTCATTGCTGCGGATTTAAGGGGAACTGACCTTTGGGGTGCAGACTTGATCGGTGCAGATTTCCGGGATACCGATCTGCGGGGAGCTGATCTTTCCCAGAGCCTTTTTCTTACCCAAGGGCAGATTAACGCTGCCAGAGGGGATAAAAGCACCAAATTGCCCTTAGCCCTTTCTCGTCCAGCTTTCTGGGAGGGGTGTGATTAA
- a CDS encoding DUF1287 domain-containing protein has product MHNRSVKILIKKFAVLSIVFLGIAALVMVVIKTGFIPSFFSDKLPFVHSVSIAEIHCPLDKDGDGLDDLRDITAGAKEEVKRKPHYHSAYYQGGFPPDTEGVCTDVVWRAFRDAGYDLKAMVDEDIRNNLALYPRVNGKPDPNIDFRRVSNLIVFFRRHGLELTKEIIPSDKDNLYLWQAGDIVTFDFPHEHIAIISDKRRPDGVPYLLHNSGPVASESDQLLSWPSSITGHFRFPCF; this is encoded by the coding sequence ATGCATAATAGAAGCGTAAAAATTCTTATTAAGAAATTTGCTGTTCTTAGTATTGTTTTCTTAGGCATAGCTGCACTGGTGATGGTTGTAATTAAGACAGGTTTTATTCCCTCTTTTTTTTCTGATAAGCTGCCCTTTGTTCATTCTGTTTCCATTGCAGAAATCCATTGTCCTCTGGATAAGGACGGGGATGGTTTGGATGATTTAAGGGATATCACAGCCGGAGCGAAGGAAGAAGTCAAACGAAAGCCTCACTACCACAGCGCTTATTATCAGGGGGGATTTCCCCCGGATACTGAGGGAGTATGTACTGATGTTGTGTGGAGAGCCTTCCGCGATGCGGGATACGACTTGAAGGCCATGGTTGATGAGGACATACGTAATAATTTGGCACTGTACCCACGGGTAAACGGCAAACCTGATCCGAATATTGATTTCCGGCGAGTTTCAAATCTTATCGTTTTCTTTCGCAGGCATGGTTTAGAGCTTACTAAGGAAATAATACCCAGTGATAAGGATAATCTTTATTTATGGCAGGCAGGGGATATTGTGACCTTTGATTTTCCCCATGAGCATATCGCCATAATTTCTGATAAACGGCGGCCGGATGGGGTACCATATTTGCTGCATAATTCAGGGCCTGTTGCCAGTGAGAGTGATCAGCTCTTGAGTTGGCCTTCTTCGATAACAGGACATTTTCGTTTTCCTTGTTTTTAA
- the mutM gene encoding bifunctional DNA-formamidopyrimidine glycosylase/DNA-(apurinic or apyrimidinic site) lyase has protein sequence MPELPEVETIRRTLAGHVAGLVINEVELIWPKAVSGWEGQPFEVLVAGRKIKTIDRRGKYLLIRLEEDITLIAHMRMTGRLNYYSEKKEPEKHTHVVFRLDQGEVHFSDVRKFGRIQAIPTPLCVSGSALCKLGPEPLEQEFTPEVLKERLSRKKLPVKAALLDQHVLAGLGNIYADEALFRAGISPLRRVDTLSEEELAKLHQAIREVLQAGIDAQGTSFRDYRDANGEKGSFEQALQVYGRGGEPCKICGQTLEQVRLAGRTTVYCSKCQK, from the coding sequence ATGCCGGAACTTCCTGAGGTGGAAACCATTCGAAGAACCCTGGCCGGGCATGTTGCGGGGTTAGTTATTAACGAAGTTGAACTGATATGGCCTAAGGCAGTCTCTGGCTGGGAAGGTCAGCCCTTTGAGGTTTTAGTTGCCGGCCGTAAAATTAAAACTATCGATCGCCGGGGCAAATATCTTTTAATTCGCTTAGAGGAGGATATTACGTTAATTGCTCATATGCGAATGACCGGCCGTTTAAATTATTATTCGGAGAAAAAAGAACCGGAGAAGCATACTCATGTTGTTTTTCGATTGGATCAAGGGGAAGTGCATTTCTCGGATGTTCGGAAATTCGGACGGATTCAAGCCATACCTACCCCCCTGTGCGTGAGTGGGTCTGCTTTATGCAAACTAGGACCAGAGCCTTTAGAACAGGAATTTACGCCGGAAGTTTTAAAAGAGCGTTTGAGTAGGAAAAAACTTCCGGTGAAAGCCGCGCTTTTAGATCAACATGTTCTGGCGGGATTAGGCAATATCTACGCTGATGAAGCTCTTTTTCGAGCAGGAATATCTCCTCTGCGCCGGGTGGATACCTTGTCTGAAGAGGAATTAGCCAAACTTCATCAAGCTATCAGAGAGGTTCTCCAAGCAGGAATCGATGCCCAGGGAACATCCTTCCGAGATTACCGGGATGCTAACGGGGAAAAAGGTTCCTTTGAACAAGCTTTGCAAGTTTATGGACGTGGAGGGGAACCCTGCAAAATTTGCGGGCAAACCTTAGAACAGGTTCGCCTGGCCGGACGAACGACAGTATATTGCTCAAAGTGTCAGAAGTAG
- a CDS encoding FlxA-like family protein produces MNISSVSSVSSSSNTYSSGSSSDVQQMLNKIKDLENQIKTETQSKDDDKTKQQKIQLLQAQILQIQNQIQAKQTNQTNSSQQDTKPDNAAANTTINSLSYNIIDIQA; encoded by the coding sequence ATGAACATTTCTTCAGTATCGTCAGTGTCTTCAAGCTCAAATACATATTCTTCAGGAAGCAGCAGCGATGTACAGCAAATGTTAAACAAAATTAAAGACCTGGAAAATCAAATAAAAACCGAGACTCAAAGCAAGGATGATGACAAGACCAAACAGCAGAAAATCCAGTTATTGCAGGCGCAGATACTGCAAATTCAGAACCAAATTCAAGCTAAACAGACTAACCAAACGAACAGCAGCCAGCAAGATACTAAGCCGGATAATGCTGCCGCCAATACAACCATTAATAGTCTAAGCTATAACATAATTGATATACAAGCTTAA
- the polA gene encoding DNA polymerase I gives MPRMVILDGNSLANRAFYALPPLTTADGRPTNVLHGFLTMLFKLEQEQQPDYWVVAFDKTKATVRIEQYAGYKAQRKETPEGLRPQFDYLKEILTEMDVPILELAGYEADDLIAAITKQAEAQGMEIQIYTGDKDALQLISPKTNVYLTKKGISEVERYDETALWERYQLRPLQIIDLKGLMGDTSDNIPGVPGIGEKTALKLLWEFGSVEDVLANVEKVSGKKVQGNLKEYADQAILSKKLATMLTEVPLEFSSQDFVFRRAQGVKVLPVLQKYDLKNVTRLWLERHKDDDERVTEPSESALGKWPQRQLSEEEWLAQIKEWETQKNPITLTCRYEGTGLQGGRWLEWGVAVQGETFSLTRAEVSEKVCQAWLDLMGNEQVPKTFADSKTVALLLANDGAELKGLSLDLSLASYLIQSSRTKFAPLDLVKEYFPNQEAFESAADEAGGLAQVAPRFEEDIHSLGLPSLLHDLEEPLSLVLAQMERQGIAVDSEQLIAFGEGISHTLKELEQDIYGLAEETFNINSPKQLGTVLFEKLGLPAAKKTKTGYSTDAETLEDLRSVHPIVAKILDYRQLNKLISTYVNGLLAQAKEGRIHTTFQQTVTATGRLSSTEPNLQNIPIRLEQGRQLRKVFHPTEPGWVLLSADYSQIELRILAHYSQDPLLCESFALGQDVHTRTAAEVFGISLDEVTPDMRRSAKAVNFGLVYGLTEFGLSRDLGIPRKEAKFYVEQYFKRYSGVKRYLEGVVTQAKQDGQVRTLLNRLRRIPELMHSNRVQRQFGERIAMNTPVQGTAADIMKLAMLKVAEGIKPYKADMLLQVHDELLLQVAPEDLESVACVLKENMEKAYSLSVPMTVECKVGPNWYDMKPFHLKQ, from the coding sequence ATGCCGCGGATGGTCATTTTAGATGGGAATAGCCTGGCAAATCGTGCTTTTTATGCACTTCCGCCGCTTACTACAGCGGATGGGAGACCAACGAACGTTTTGCATGGCTTTTTAACTATGCTCTTTAAATTAGAACAAGAGCAGCAGCCCGATTATTGGGTGGTTGCTTTCGATAAAACTAAGGCGACGGTTCGAATTGAACAGTATGCCGGCTACAAAGCCCAGCGCAAAGAAACTCCGGAGGGCCTGCGCCCGCAATTTGATTACCTTAAGGAAATTCTTACAGAAATGGATGTGCCTATCCTTGAATTGGCAGGATACGAAGCCGATGATCTCATTGCGGCAATCACCAAACAAGCAGAAGCTCAGGGAATGGAAATTCAGATTTATACGGGAGATAAAGATGCTCTCCAGCTCATTTCACCTAAGACGAATGTCTACTTAACCAAAAAAGGAATCAGTGAAGTAGAGCGCTACGACGAAACGGCCCTTTGGGAACGCTATCAATTGCGCCCCCTTCAAATCATTGATCTCAAAGGTTTGATGGGTGACACTTCAGATAATATCCCGGGCGTTCCGGGAATTGGCGAGAAAACTGCCCTGAAGCTGCTTTGGGAATTTGGTTCTGTGGAAGACGTATTGGCAAATGTTGAAAAGGTTTCCGGAAAAAAGGTTCAGGGAAATCTCAAAGAGTATGCTGATCAAGCAATCTTAAGCAAAAAGCTGGCGACCATGCTGACAGAGGTGCCTCTGGAGTTTTCCAGTCAGGATTTTGTCTTTCGCCGTGCCCAAGGGGTTAAGGTATTGCCTGTTTTGCAAAAATATGACTTGAAAAATGTTACTCGTTTGTGGCTGGAGCGACATAAAGATGATGATGAAAGAGTCACTGAGCCTTCTGAATCGGCTTTGGGAAAATGGCCCCAACGCCAACTTTCGGAAGAGGAATGGCTGGCTCAGATTAAGGAGTGGGAAACTCAAAAAAACCCCATCACCTTGACCTGCCGCTATGAAGGAACGGGTTTGCAGGGAGGACGCTGGCTGGAGTGGGGAGTGGCGGTTCAGGGTGAAACCTTTTCTCTGACTCGTGCTGAGGTATCAGAAAAGGTTTGTCAGGCCTGGCTGGACTTAATGGGGAATGAGCAGGTTCCTAAGACCTTTGCGGACAGCAAAACCGTGGCCTTATTGCTGGCTAATGATGGAGCGGAATTGAAAGGTCTTTCTTTAGACCTGAGCTTAGCTTCATATTTAATACAATCTTCGCGCACAAAATTTGCCCCTTTAGATCTAGTTAAAGAGTATTTCCCTAATCAAGAGGCTTTTGAAAGCGCTGCGGACGAAGCCGGCGGTTTAGCCCAGGTCGCTCCCCGCTTTGAGGAGGATATCCATTCCTTAGGTCTGCCTTCCTTGCTCCACGATTTAGAAGAACCTTTGAGTTTAGTGCTGGCTCAAATGGAGCGGCAGGGCATTGCCGTAGACTCTGAACAATTGATTGCCTTTGGGGAAGGAATCAGCCATACTCTCAAAGAGTTAGAACAAGATATTTATGGTTTAGCGGAGGAAACCTTTAATATTAATTCGCCCAAGCAGCTGGGTACAGTGCTTTTTGAAAAGCTGGGCCTGCCTGCCGCTAAGAAGACTAAAACCGGTTATTCTACTGATGCGGAGACCTTGGAAGACCTGCGCTCAGTACATCCCATTGTCGCTAAAATCCTGGATTACCGGCAATTGAATAAGCTCATCTCCACTTATGTCAATGGACTGTTGGCTCAAGCCAAGGAAGGACGGATTCATACTACCTTTCAACAGACTGTGACGGCGACGGGGCGTTTATCCAGTACAGAACCGAATTTGCAGAACATCCCTATCCGTTTGGAACAAGGGCGGCAGCTCAGAAAAGTATTTCATCCCACTGAACCGGGCTGGGTGTTGTTATCGGCGGATTATTCCCAAATAGAACTGAGGATTCTGGCGCACTATTCCCAAGATCCCCTCTTATGTGAGTCTTTTGCTCTGGGCCAGGACGTTCATACCCGGACAGCCGCTGAAGTCTTTGGCATCTCCCTGGATGAGGTAACTCCGGACATGCGCCGGAGTGCCAAAGCCGTCAATTTTGGTTTAGTCTATGGGCTGACTGAGTTCGGACTCTCCCGGGATCTGGGAATTCCCCGCAAGGAAGCAAAGTTTTATGTTGAACAGTACTTTAAGCGCTACAGCGGAGTGAAACGCTACCTGGAGGGTGTGGTGACACAAGCTAAGCAAGACGGCCAGGTTCGTACACTGCTTAATCGCCTGCGCCGCATTCCTGAATTAATGCATTCCAATCGGGTTCAGCGTCAGTTCGGCGAGCGCATTGCCATGAACACCCCGGTCCAAGGTACGGCAGCAGATATCATGAAATTAGCCATGCTCAAAGTGGCTGAAGGAATAAAACCTTATAAGGCTGACATGCTCTTGCAGGTCCATGACGAATTATTGCTGCAAGTAGCTCCGGAGGATCTGGAAAGTGTCGCCTGTGTGCTGAAAGAGAACATGGAGAAGGCCTATTCTTTGTCAGTTCCTATGACGGTGGAATGTAAGGTCGGTCCCAACTGGTATGATATGAAGCCCTTTCATTTGAAACAATAA
- a CDS encoding DMT family transporter, with the protein MSDKQVRLLMVLTSVLWSGAFITGKFSIQEFPPFALTFFRFFFALPFIFTILVMQKPKRLLPRGKQWPALLLLGFIGTFCYHAFFFTSLGYTTAINSSLIGALNPMVTTLLAALFFSERLSFPRILGIFLSFSGVFLFITNGDLHLITQFQVNHGDFLMMLGVLCFSIYSLLSRRYMKQYDLTPFMITAYTFLICVVISLPFALWENPATYLYTATMKGWLSILYMSVFASVLGYLFQSIAIEHIGAPQTAVFINLVPIFTIVQSVLILHESITIIKLFCAAVVVSGVYLATRPETKVYSAGAHKLAG; encoded by the coding sequence ATGTCGGATAAACAAGTTCGTTTACTTATGGTACTTACCAGTGTGCTCTGGTCAGGAGCATTTATAACCGGCAAATTTTCTATTCAGGAGTTTCCACCCTTTGCCCTGACCTTTTTCCGTTTTTTCTTTGCCTTGCCTTTTATTTTTACTATTCTCGTGATGCAAAAACCTAAACGGCTTCTTCCCCGGGGCAAACAGTGGCCGGCACTTCTCCTGCTGGGTTTTATCGGCACCTTTTGTTACCATGCCTTCTTTTTCACGTCCTTAGGCTATACCACTGCCATTAATTCCTCCCTGATTGGGGCACTTAATCCCATGGTAACCACCCTGTTGGCGGCCCTCTTTTTTAGCGAACGCTTGTCCTTTCCCAGGATATTGGGGATTTTCCTTTCTTTCAGCGGTGTCTTTCTCTTTATCACTAATGGAGATCTGCATCTCATCACTCAATTCCAGGTGAATCATGGTGATTTTTTAATGATGCTCGGGGTCCTTTGTTTTTCAATTTATTCCCTCCTGAGCCGACGTTACATGAAGCAATATGATCTAACCCCTTTTATGATTACGGCCTACACCTTTTTGATCTGTGTGGTCATTTCTCTTCCCTTTGCCTTATGGGAAAATCCGGCAACTTATCTCTATACCGCAACTATGAAAGGGTGGCTCTCTATCTTATACATGAGTGTTTTTGCTTCTGTATTAGGCTATCTTTTCCAATCCATTGCCATTGAACATATTGGTGCTCCTCAAACCGCTGTCTTTATCAATCTTGTCCCCATCTTTACCATCGTTCAATCCGTCCTGATTTTGCATGAATCAATAACAATCATTAAATTATTTTGTGCCGCTGTGGTGGTTTCAGGCGTCTATCTGGCGACGCGGCCAGAAACAAAAGTGTATTCCGCAGGGGCTCATAAGCTGGCAGGGTAA
- a CDS encoding glycosyltransferase 87 family protein yields the protein MAFIRKHLLKISLSAMLLLAGILCILSLWNYAGTAQSSQNVVIRNSWIQPGGNSDSNLSPGNNNPGPNSGVNPSNRQNSREYSRPSSDRSMAAPKVDRAGGMNRSGAGEQNNYVPQMIGYAVLFLILSVSGYYLMAKKKLKISASNEKIVLITLLGVGFFLRLIMASSISSHSFDLNLFKNWATTAANNLSQVYQGRSASDYPPFYIYVLLIVGKLGNLPALSPYYTLLLKLPSILADLASSFLLFKLAKKYLTLELSLLISAFYAFNPAILLNSAVWGQVDSFFTLLILAAIVLLSERRIGLATVFFASAVLMKPQGIIFLPVLFFELIRQKSLKSWLKVLSSGIVTAVVILLPFAWNLGSLWIFKLYASTLGEYPYASVNAFNFFSLLGKNFTSDAASFLGLSYHNWGLAAIVLLTLAAWFLYIKGKSREYAGAAALILIAGVFSFSTRMHERYLFPAVALAILAYIYLRDKRLLLLAAGFSTTSYVNTYYVLLKTLSGTNSITYGPILVITSFLNVVLFVYLLKVLYEIVMGRRDAAGKTGKLKIVAKYE from the coding sequence ATGGCATTTATTAGGAAGCATCTTCTTAAGATCAGCTTGTCAGCCATGCTTTTATTAGCCGGCATCCTATGTATTTTGTCCTTATGGAATTATGCCGGGACAGCTCAATCCTCTCAAAATGTAGTGATCAGAAACTCCTGGATTCAACCGGGGGGTAATTCGGACTCCAATCTAAGTCCGGGCAATAATAATCCAGGACCGAATTCTGGGGTGAACCCAAGTAATCGCCAAAATTCAAGGGAGTATTCCCGGCCAAGTTCGGACCGGTCTATGGCCGCCCCTAAGGTGGACAGGGCGGGCGGCATGAACCGCTCAGGAGCCGGCGAGCAAAATAACTACGTTCCGCAAATGATAGGCTATGCAGTGTTGTTCCTAATTTTAAGCGTGAGCGGCTATTATCTCATGGCAAAAAAGAAGCTTAAAATCTCAGCTTCTAACGAGAAAATTGTCCTCATTACCCTCCTGGGGGTTGGCTTTTTCTTGAGGCTAATAATGGCATCATCTATCAGCAGCCACTCATTTGATTTAAATCTCTTTAAAAACTGGGCAACCACGGCTGCCAATAATCTCTCCCAAGTTTATCAAGGACGCAGCGCCAGTGATTACCCGCCATTCTATATTTATGTGCTCTTGATTGTAGGGAAGCTGGGAAATCTGCCTGCACTCAGCCCCTATTACACCTTGCTCCTGAAACTGCCCTCAATCCTTGCTGATCTGGCTTCATCCTTCTTGCTCTTTAAACTTGCCAAAAAGTACCTAACCTTAGAGTTAAGTTTATTGATATCTGCCTTCTATGCCTTTAACCCGGCCATACTGCTTAATTCGGCGGTATGGGGACAGGTTGATTCTTTTTTCACCCTGTTGATTCTGGCAGCCATTGTGCTGCTCTCAGAAAGAAGAATTGGACTGGCGACAGTCTTCTTTGCTTCAGCTGTGCTCATGAAACCACAAGGGATTATCTTTCTCCCGGTGCTGTTCTTTGAGCTGATCAGGCAAAAATCGTTAAAAAGCTGGCTAAAAGTTTTAAGTTCAGGAATAGTCACTGCTGTGGTTATTCTCCTGCCTTTTGCCTGGAATCTCGGCAGCCTTTGGATTTTCAAGCTGTACGCCAGTACCTTAGGAGAATATCCTTATGCTTCGGTCAATGCCTTTAACTTTTTCAGTTTGTTAGGTAAGAATTTCACTTCGGATGCAGCGTCCTTTTTGGGGCTTAGCTATCATAATTGGGGTTTGGCAGCTATTGTCCTGCTGACACTGGCAGCATGGTTTCTCTATATTAAAGGAAAAAGCCGGGAGTATGCTGGGGCAGCGGCCCTTATCCTGATAGCAGGTGTCTTTAGCTTTTCTACAAGAATGCATGAACGATATTTGTTCCCAGCAGTGGCCTTGGCCATCTTAGCCTACATTTACCTGCGGGATAAACGCCTGCTGCTGTTAGCCGCGGGATTTAGCACAACCAGCTATGTCAACACTTACTACGTTTTGCTGAAAACTCTCAGCGGAACGAATTCCATAACCTATGGTCCAATCCTGGTGATTACGTCGTTTTTAAATGTGGTGCTGTTCGTATACCTGCTGAAGGTTTTATACGAAATTGTGATGGGAAGAAGGGATGCAGCGGGGAAAACCGGCAAGCTAAAAATAGTTGCAAAGTACGAATAA